From Oncorhynchus keta strain PuntledgeMale-10-30-2019 chromosome 25, Oket_V2, whole genome shotgun sequence, one genomic window encodes:
- the LOC118374933 gene encoding perforin-1-like: MASLSLSLGLLVLCTLALVHCDLDDSHVRVWGLSASNLKGDLLSQPDPYVKVWCGPAFGGMTSILTNQANPTWPGEFNFLDIIRKSVLKLEVWDQDAGPDNRLGTCTTTVYPGTHTETCHLKKGTVYYTYSYKKEQEQ; this comes from the exons atggcctctctctctctgtccctgggaCTACTGGTGCTTTGCACCCTGGCTCTTGTACACTGTGACCTGGATGACAGCCATGTCCGGGTGTGGGGCCTTAGTGCCTCCAATCTGAAAGGAGACCTCCTCTCCCAGCCAGACCCCTACGTCAAG GTGTGGTGCGGCCCAGCCTTCGGTGGCATGACCAGCATTTTAACGAACCAGGCCAACCCCACCTGGCCCGGTGAGTTCAACTTCCTAGACATCATCCGCAAGTCTGTCCTGAAGCTGGAG GTGTGGGATCAGGACGCCGGGCCAGATAACCGCCTGGGAACCTGCACCACCACTGTCTACCCAGGAACACACACTGAGACCTGCCACCTGAAGAAAGGCACCGTCTACTACACCTACAGCTACAAGAAGGAACAGGAGCAATAG
- the LOC127911787 gene encoding uncharacterized protein LOC127911787: protein MASLSLSLGLLVLCTLALVHCDLYDGHVRVWGLSASNLKGDLLSQPDPYVKVWCGPTFGGMSSILKNQANPTWPGEFNFVDIIHKSVLKLEVWDDDAGPDHRLGTCTTTIRRGTHTETCHLKKGTVYYTYSYDYSH, encoded by the exons atggcatctctctctctgtccctgggaCTGCTGGTGCTATGCACCCTGGCTCTTGTACACTGTGACTTGTATGACGGCCACGTCAGGGTGTGGGGCCTTAGTGCTTCCAACCTGAAAGGAGACCTCCTCTCCCAGCCAGACCCCTACGTCAAG GTGTGGTGCGGCCCCACCTTCGGTGGCATGAGCAGCATTCTGAAGAACCAGGCCAACCCCACCTGGCCCGGTGAGTTCAACTTCGTAGACATCATCCACAAGTCTGTCCTGAAGCTGGAG gtgtGGGATGATGACGCCGGACCAGATCACCGCCTGGGAACCTGCACCACCACCATCCGCCGAGGAACACACACTGAGACCTGCCACCTGAAGAAAGGCACCGTCTACTACACCTACAGCTACGACTACAGTCACTAG
- the LOC127911902 gene encoding histidine-rich protein PFHRP-III-like: MCVLWVHLEDADSAGGNPHHSLNPHHSLNSHHSLNPHHTLNPHHTLNPHHSLNPHHSLNPNHTINPHHSLNPQHSLNSHHSLNPHHTLNPHHTLNPHHSLNPHHSLNPNHSLNPHHSLNPHHSLNPNHSLNPHHTINPHHSLNPHHSLNSHHSLNPHHTLNPHHSLNPHHSLNSHHSLNPHHSLNPHHSLNPHHSLNSHHSLNPHHTLNPHHSLNPHHSLNSHHSPSTPHSLNSHHSRNPHHSLNSHHSLNPRHTLNPHHSPNPHHSLNSHHSLNPHHTLHPHHSLNPHHSLNPHHSLNSHHSLNPRHTLNPHHSLNSHHSLNPHHTLNPHHSLNPHSLNSHHSRNPHHSLNPHHSLNPAIH; encoded by the exons ATGTGTGTATTATGGGTTCATTTAGAAGATGCTGATTCAGCTGGGGGAAACCCCCACCACAGCCTCAACCCCCACCACAGCCTCAACTCCCACCACAGCCTCAACCCCCACCATACCCTCAACCCCCACCATACCCTCAACCCCCACCACAGCCTCAACCCCCACCACAGCCTCAACCCCAACCATACCATAAACCCCCACCACAGCCTCAACCCCCAACACAGCCTCAACTCCCACCACAGCCTCAACCCGCACCATACCCTCAACCCCCACCATACCCTCAACCCCCACCACAGCCTCAACCCTCACCACAGCCTCAACCCCAACCACAGCCTCAACCCCCACCACAGCCTCAACCCCCACCACAGCCTCAACCCCAACCACAGTCTCAACCCCCACCATACCATAAACCCCCACCACAGCCTCAACCCCCACCACAGCCTCAACTCCCACCACAGCCTCAACCCCCACCATACACTAAACCCCCACCACAGCCTCAACCCCCACCACAGCCTCAACTCCCACCACAGCCTCAACCCCCACCACAGCCTCAACCCCCACCACAGCCTCAACCCCCACCACAGCCTCAACTCCCACCACAGCCTCAACCCCCACCACACATTAAACCCCCACCACAGCCTCAACCCCCACCACAGCCTCAACTCCCACCACAGCC CCTCAACCCCCCACAGCCTCAACTCCCACCACAGCCGCAACCCCCACCACAGCCTCAACTCCCACCACAGCCTCAACCCCCGCCATACACTAAACCCCCACCACAGCCCCAACCCCCACCACAGCCTCAACTCCCACCACAGCCTCAACCCCCACCATACATTACACCCCCACCACAGCCTCAACCCCCACCACAGCCTCAACCCCCACCACAGCCTCAACTCCCACCACAGCCTCAACCCCCGCCATACACTAAACCCCCACCACAGCCTCAACTCCCACCACAGCCTCAACCCCCACCATACATTAAACCCCCACCACAGCCTCAACCCCCACAGCCTCAACTCCCACCACAGCCGCAACCCCCACCACAGCCTCAACCCCCACCACAGCCTCAACCCCGCCATACACTAA